The DNA region AGTGATGTGGCTCGTCAACTTGCTCAAACGAACTATCAAGTAACGGTAGAAGGGCACACCGATTGGATTGGTACCAAAGCGTATAACCAAACCTTGGGTCATAACCGAGCCAAAAGCACCGCTCGTGAATTGTATTATTACGGGGTGAGTGAACAGAAAACCACGCTTAAATCCTTTGGGGAATCTGAGCCGATTGCCACCAACAATACCTCGTCGGGTCGTTCGAAAAACCGCAGAGCGGATGTTTACATCCCAGCAGATGAGCAGGAAAAGCCACCAGTAACGGAATAGGTGTTAACTACTGACTCGATGGAACTAAAAACGCCCGCCTCCAACTGGAAGCGGGCGTTGTACTCTTATCTTTATCTTTATCTTTATCTTTATCTTTATCTTTATCTTTATCTTTATCTTTGTCTTAGCTATGCGCTTACATCATGCCAGTCACAATGCCTGCCGCGACAAAGAACACAATCATCCAAAGTACCGACAAGTTAAGTTTCTTATGTAAGTAGAAGCCAGCTATCACAAGAGCGATGTCAATCGGGGCAACTACCGCGCTGCTGAATACGGGTTGGTAAAGTGCTGCTAGTAGCAAACCAACGACCGATGCGTTTACGCCGTTGATCGCACCTGACACTGCAGGTTTACCAGCCAGCGCTTGCCAGTTCTTTAGCACGCCAAGCAGCAATAAGAAGCCCGGTAAGAACACACCTAATGTTGCGACTAGCGCGCCTAGGATAGGTGCATCAGATAGTTCGTAACCAATGTAAGTCGCGAAGGTAAACATTGGCCCCGGTACCGCCTGCGCTGCGGCGTAGCCCGTTAGGAACGCGTCTTGGCTTAGTTGATTGCCAACGATGTTTTGCAATAACGGAAGTACCACGTGACCGCCACCGAACACTAAGCTACCCGCTTGAAAGAAGTCGCTAAACAATCCAAGCATTGGCAGGGAATGAGCCACAAACGGTAAACCAACTAGAAGTACTGCGAACAGTGCCAATGGTGCAATGGTTGGTTTAAATGGTTCGGCAGGTGCTGCGGATTCTTTCTTTAGATATTGAGTACCAATCAAACCCGCCACCACAAGCACCAGCATTTGAGTTGCGATGCTCGGTGCAACCAATAACGCAATCGCGGTTGCCACACACAAGCCGGCT from Vibrio hyugaensis includes:
- the chrA gene encoding chromate efflux transporter, whose product is MFTIFKTFFWLGWISFGGPAAHIGYFRQTFVEKLKWIDDSEYAQIVALSQFLPGPGSSQVGFALGYKRGGLGGACMAFLGFTLPSVIIMLALAMVSSQITDTALFQNIVHGLKLLAVVVVADATWGMYKNFCQSKLTAGLCVATAIALLVAPSIATQMLVLVVAGLIGTQYLKKESAAPAEPFKPTIAPLALFAVLLVGLPFVAHSLPMLGLFSDFFQAGSLVFGGGHVVLPLLQNIVGNQLSQDAFLTGYAAAQAVPGPMFTFATYIGYELSDAPILGALVATLGVFLPGFLLLLGVLKNWQALAGKPAVSGAINGVNASVVGLLLAALYQPVFSSAVVAPIDIALVIAGFYLHKKLNLSVLWMIVFFVAAGIVTGMM